In Candidatus Zixiibacteriota bacterium, the following are encoded in one genomic region:
- a CDS encoding HNH endonuclease has product MNWRSSTFSVAQVNILRELVRPLCNQFSKQSEFRVSDLIPWIKLKYPNILPLTDDDLNPKRGGQLKKEWENLNPGKRIINVQNACYHLSAREKYWIETIADPPMKVNPLNKIDSKHGKNERMLYKVRSDWSERIYDGFDCKPSEQPGIVDSIQLASPTVQPPIQLGRRVGTSIFRSSTQVGQLSETVAHERFSNPPTNLDEMSAVLERQMEFNPDSHEDARQRVDRSIAIRRGQAEFRSLLLRAYNSSCAITGCDAVEALEAAHIMPYKGVEWNHITNGLLLRADIHVLFDLALMAIDPDSLCVVLASSLRNSSYAEIEGSRITSPKDPLALPSQAALAKHFAWAKMVRE; this is encoded by the coding sequence ATGAATTGGCGGTCATCTACCTTTTCCGTTGCCCAAGTCAACATTTTGCGGGAGCTTGTGAGACCACTGTGCAATCAGTTCTCCAAACAATCAGAATTTAGAGTAAGTGACCTGATACCCTGGATAAAGCTCAAGTATCCCAATATCTTGCCTCTTACTGATGATGATTTGAACCCGAAGCGTGGTGGTCAGTTGAAAAAGGAGTGGGAGAACTTGAATCCGGGCAAGCGAATCATTAACGTGCAGAATGCCTGCTATCATCTAAGCGCCCGGGAGAAATATTGGATCGAGACAATTGCCGATCCACCCATGAAGGTGAATCCACTCAACAAGATTGATTCCAAGCATGGGAAAAACGAACGAATGTTATATAAGGTGAGATCAGATTGGAGTGAGCGGATCTACGATGGATTTGATTGTAAGCCCTCAGAACAGCCAGGTATTGTAGACTCCATTCAGCTCGCAAGCCCAACGGTCCAGCCACCCATTCAGTTAGGGAGGCGCGTGGGGACCAGCATTTTTAGGTCTTCGACTCAAGTTGGACAACTTTCCGAAACTGTTGCACATGAGCGATTCTCCAATCCACCTACCAATCTCGATGAAATGTCAGCTGTTCTAGAGCGGCAGATGGAATTTAACCCCGACAGCCACGAAGACGCGCGTCAAAGAGTTGACCGGTCAATTGCAATTCGACGCGGACAAGCGGAATTCCGTAGTCTGCTGCTGAGGGCTTACAATAGTTCTTGTGCAATTACAGGTTGCGACGCAGTCGAGGCACTTGAAGCGGCTCACATAATGCCTTATAAAGGAGTCGAGTGGAACCACATCACCAATGGGCTCTTATTACGTGCCGACATTCATGTTCTGTTCGATTTGGCTTTAATGGCAATCGATCCTGATAGCTTGTGTGTCGTGCTCGCATCGAGTCTCAGGAATAGCAGTTACGCAGAGATTGAGGGCAGTAGAATAACGAGCCCCAAAGATCCTCTCGCACTACCGAGCCAAGCAGCCTTGGCAAAGCATTTTGCTTGGGCAAAAATGGTAAGAGAGTAG